In Heyndrickxia vini, the sequence TCTATTTTTCTATGGGGCTTACTTGTCGCCTTCGCTTTGCTTTTTGTCCAGCTGTGGCTCCTAGCCTCCGCTTTTCTTTACATCATTATATAAGGATTGACATCTATGCTTATTGTTAGTCCGTCAGATGTGATTTGTTGCTGGTAATGTTCTAGCAAATAGCGGAGATGTTTGTTTAAATCCGGTTCTCGTTTGTATTTTAGCAAACATTGATAGCGATATCTATTATTAATCCTAGGAATAGGAGAAGTGGTAGGTCCAAGAATGATCGTATCATTTGATAATTTAGCTTGTAAGTGTTTCGTTATTTTTTCTGTAACAGATACTACTTTCATTAAATCCTCATGAATGACTGTTATTAATGTGATAAAGTAAAAAGGCGGATAGGAACCTAGTTTTCTCATCATCATTTCTCTTTGGTAAAATTGATCATAATCTTGAGCTCCCGCCAATTCGATACTATAATGTTCTGGTGTATATGTTTGAATGACTACTTCTCCCACCAATTGGTGTCTCCCCGCTCTTCCACTTACTTGTGTTAATAACTGAAATGTTTTCTCAGAAGCACGAAAATCAGGTAGGTGGAGCATTGTATCAGCACTTAATACCCCTACAAGAGTGATATTTGGAAAATCCAAACCTTTCGCAATCATTTGCGTTCCTAATAAAATGTCAGCTTTACCATCTTGAAAATGTCGAAGTAACTTTTCGTGCGAGCCTTTTCTACTAGTAGTATCAACATCCATCCGAATCACTCTTGCTTCCGGAAGCAGTTTACTTAGTTCCTCCTCAACTTTCTGTGTCCCTGTTCCAAAATATCTAATATGTTCACTTAAACATTCGGGGCATTGATCCGGAACCACTGATTCATATCCACAATAATGGCATTTCATTTGATTGGAAAAACGATGATAAGTTAGAGAAATATCGCAATGTGGACATTGAAGAACATACCCGCAGTCACGGCACATAACAAACGAAGAATGTCCTCGGCGATTTAAAAAAAGGACAGTCTGTTGTTTCTTATTTATTCGATCCTGAAGTTTTTCAAAAAGTTCCCGCGAGAACATAGATCGATTTCCTTCCCGTAATTCTTCCCTCATATCAACAATGGAAACGGAAGGCAGTTCTTGATTATTCATTCTTTTTTTCATAGAAAGCAGTGTATAAACCCCTTTTTGTGATCGTGCAAAAGACTCGAGCGATGGCGTTGCACTACCCAAAATGACTGGACATCGATGTAATTTCCCCCGATAAATCGCGACATCTCGTGCATGGTATCGCGGGTTTTCCTCTTGTTTATAACTATTTTCATGTTCTTCATCAATAATAATAATCCCTATACTTTCAAATGGAGCAAATATTGCTGATCTTGCACCCACGACTACTTTAGCTTCTTTTCTTTGAATTTTTCTCCATTCATCATATTTTTCTCCGATAGATAGTCCACTATGAAGGACTGCTACATCATTTCCGAAGCGACTTTTAAATCGTTCAACCATTTGGGGAGTTAACGCAATTTCTGGAACTAAAACAATGGCTTCCATTCCCTTGTTGATTACTTTTTGAATGGATTGTAAGTAAATTTCTGTTTTTCCACTTCCTGTAACCCCGTTTAACAGAAACGTCTCATGATAGTCTTCCTCAATCGATTTGATGATTGGATTGATTACTTGTTGTTGTTCCATTGTTAATTGAAAAGGTGTAGTTTTTTGAAATTGTCGATGTTCATAGGGATCGCGATATTCTTCTTTAATTTCTTCCTTTAGATACCCTTTATTTATTAATGATTTAATCGTCGTTGAGGTTGAATTTGTATCCTCTAATACCTTTTTAACTGGGATAGGTTTGGTCGAATTTAGAAGATATTCAAGAACTACTTTTTGTTTTAAAGCATTAGAAGGTAAATTCTTTATCACAGTAAGTAGTTCATCTTTCGACAATACACTTGTAATCATTCGGACAGTTTTTTTATTCGCTTTATTTTTTACGATATATTTTATTTCAACAGTTCCATTTTTAATATGTTCTTGTAACAAAGGTAAACTGTTGTTTTTCGAAGCAATATCCCAACGCAGCTCATCCTTTTTCCCAAAAAGTTCATCTAAAAATGGATTCATTCCCCTATCTAATCGATGAAAAACTTTTTCGTATTTTGCCTTCATTGCTGCGGGAAGCATAGCTTGATAGGCAGATATTTTCAAACATAAAACTTCTTCAGAAAGCCATTGTCCGA encodes:
- the priA gene encoding primosomal protein N', producing the protein MQIVSVIVDVPTMNTDKLFDYLVPEKWTNFIQPGMRVSVPFGPRMIQGFVIEKKDQSDVKKLRNINEPLDITPVLNEELLNLGQWLSEEVLCLKISAYQAMLPAAMKAKYEKVFHRLDRGMNPFLDELFGKKDELRWDIASKNNSLPLLQEHIKNGTVEIKYIVKNKANKKTVRMITSVLSKDELLTVIKNLPSNALKQKVVLEYLLNSTKPIPVKKVLEDTNSTSTTIKSLINKGYLKEEIKEEYRDPYEHRQFQKTTPFQLTMEQQQVINPIIKSIEEDYHETFLLNGVTGSGKTEIYLQSIQKVINKGMEAIVLVPEIALTPQMVERFKSRFGNDVAVLHSGLSIGEKYDEWRKIQRKEAKVVVGARSAIFAPFESIGIIIIDEEHENSYKQEENPRYHARDVAIYRGKLHRCPVILGSATPSLESFARSQKGVYTLLSMKKRMNNQELPSVSIVDMREELREGNRSMFSRELFEKLQDRINKKQQTVLFLNRRGHSSFVMCRDCGYVLQCPHCDISLTYHRFSNQMKCHYCGYESVVPDQCPECLSEHIRYFGTGTQKVEEELSKLLPEARVIRMDVDTTSRKGSHEKLLRHFQDGKADILLGTQMIAKGLDFPNITLVGVLSADTMLHLPDFRASEKTFQLLTQVSGRAGRHQLVGEVVIQTYTPEHYSIELAGAQDYDQFYQREMMMRKLGSYPPFYFITLITVIHEDLMKVVSVTEKITKHLQAKLSNDTIILGPTTSPIPRINNRYRYQCLLKYKREPDLNKHLRYLLEHYQQQITSDGLTISIDVNPYIMM